Part of the Flavobacterium alkalisoli genome is shown below.
TTATGACCGATAATCAATTCAAATTCACTCCTTCTGTACTGGCCTGGCCTTTGTATTTTGTCCTTTCCTTATGGATTGTATATTGGGCCGATATTAAATTCCAACTTCATTTAAATGATTTTGGTATTTATCCACGTACATTAAAAGGATTGCGTGGTGTTGTTTTCAGTCCTTTTCTGCATGGTAGTTTAGAGCATCTTTATAATAATTCGATACCGTTATTGGTACTTATAGCTGCTTTACGATATTTTTATCGTAAACAGGCGCTACAGGTAATTGTTTACGGTATTTTACTTTCGGGATTGTTTACCTGGGCAATAGGCAGGGAGTCTTATCATATAGGGGCAAGCGGACTGATATATGTTTTGGTAAGCTTTATTTTCTTTAAAGGTATACAAACGGGTTATTACAGGTTAGTGGCTT
Proteins encoded:
- a CDS encoding rhomboid family intramembrane serine protease; protein product: MTDNQFKFTPSVLAWPLYFVLSLWIVYWADIKFQLHLNDFGIYPRTLKGLRGVVFSPFLHGSLEHLYNNSIPLLVLIAALRYFYRKQALQVIVYGILLSGLFTWAIGRESYHIGASGLIYVLVSFIFFKGIQTGYYRLVALSLLIIILYGGMIWYIFPDVKQGISWEGHLGGLLTGLLFSRIYVTPQYKKQITYDWERADFDPSQDAFMKRFDEKGNFVNPPKPEPEELFEDESNIQADNSTHTHSGPVLRIVYSYTPKPEKEGEEGSENQIN